The proteins below come from a single Petrotoga miotherma DSM 10691 genomic window:
- a CDS encoding ferritin-like domain-containing protein: MNEKKALGILEYSLSKELEGMQFYESKAKTVKIQQVKETFEDLSNMEKGHADYISSLIKDVKSHDYVHFSQPTDVGKTFSKRAAQEIAYQGDFTAVKSDIPVLRMAYLIEEDFMNFYNKAAESVEDEELKKILIHLAEWEKEHRDRIYTLYQKLSKDYWEHMDVEPLY; this comes from the coding sequence TTGAATGAAAAAAAGGCTCTTGGTATATTAGAATATTCTTTATCAAAGGAATTAGAAGGAATGCAATTTTACGAATCAAAAGCAAAAACGGTTAAGATTCAACAGGTTAAGGAAACCTTTGAAGATTTAAGTAACATGGAGAAAGGTCACGCAGATTATATAAGTAGTCTGATAAAAGATGTAAAAAGTCATGATTATGTGCATTTCTCACAACCTACTGATGTGGGAAAAACTTTTTCCAAAAGAGCTGCCCAAGAAATAGCTTACCAGGGTGATTTTACGGCAGTAAAATCCGATATTCCTGTATTAAGAATGGCATATCTTATCGAAGAAGATTTCATGAATTTCTATAACAAAGCTGCTGAAAGTGTTGAAGATGAAGAGTTAAAAAAGATACTGATTCATCTAGCCGAATGGGAAAAAGAGCATAGAGATAGGATTTATACACTCTATCAAAAATTATCCAAAGATTATTGGGAACATATGGATGTCGAACCATTGTATTGA